The Caenorhabditis elegans chromosome II genome has a segment encoding these proteins:
- the hmg-11 gene encoding HMG (Product from WormBase gene class hmg;~Confirmed by transcript evidence), with amino-acid sequence MSGEVGSNECLVSTNEVQEDSPAVTESSSANGSSPVRRGRGRPPKGTKVPKVKPAPKPYSGAPRGRPRKSDQVAKSPVAKSPVASSSADASPKRSRGAPKSYAEDVAATKPAKTDVATPALAALTGEKKGRGRPKKN; translated from the exons atgagtGGAGAAGTTGGATCCAACGAATGCCTTGTTTCTACCAATGAAGTTCAAGAAGATTCTCCAGCTGTGACCGAGTCATcaa GCGCCAACGGATCTTCACCAGTTCGTCGCGGACGCGGACGTCCACCAAAGGGAACCAAGGTCCCAAAAGTCAAGCCGGCTCCAAAGCCGTATTCTGGAGCACCACGTGGCCGCCCACGCAAGTCTGACCAAGTTGCCAAGTCTCCAGTTGCCAAGTCGCCAGTTGCTTCATCGTCCGCCGATGCTTCTCCAAAGCGTTCTCGTGGAGCACCAAAGAGCTACGCTGAGGATGTTGCTGCAACGAAGCCAGCCAAGACTGATGTCGCCACACCGGCTCTTGCTGCTTTGACTGGAGAGAAGAAGGGACGTGGACGCCCAAAGAAGAATTAG